The genomic stretch CTTTTAGATTTTCAGTCTACGAATTCTTGCGGAATAACATGGCAGATTCCAGAGGTAGACTGTCACAAGTTGGAAATTTAACATGCGGTTTAGGAGCTGGTGTTGCGGAAGCTGTTTTAATTGTATGTCCTATGGAAACAGTGAAAGTTAAGTTTATTCATGATCAAACACAACCTAATCCAAAGTACAGAGGTTTTTTCAGTGGAGTATGGACTATTATAAAAACTGAAGGTATGAAACTTAATTTTATTGGATTTGTTGGCTGTAGTCATTGAGAGAAGGAGTTTCTATGGGTTCTTTAAAtagttattttatttacaaatgaatATCTTTTTAAAGATGTTAAAACACtgaataacattttttagatttgttacacaaaataagcaagttaaattttctttatctCAGGTATAAGAGGTACATATCAAGGACTGACAGCTACCATTATTAAACAAGGTTCTAATCAGGCGATACGATTTTTCGTTTACAATAATCTGAAGAGTTACTTGCAAGGGAGTGATAACACGAAAGAGATTGGTGCTATAAAAACATTCGGAATTGGTGGAATAGCTGGAGCTGCTAGTGTGTTTGGAAACACACCTGTTGATGTAGTGAAAACAAGGATGCAGGTATGATATTAGTGATGTAAAAAgtgaattttaaattattatgttagTGAATATGTTTTCGTGGAATGTCCCAACATAGAGCAACACTCCCAAgaatttcaataataaattATGCTTAAGTGCGATATCACCTTTTCCTGTGGGAAAGAAATGACCCTTGTGTAAGAGAGGAGTCAATAATTTGGAGATGAAACTCATTTTCTTCGAATTTTTATTGGAAAAACTCTGTCGtgaatttgttattattttcacTCAACGAAATTAATCTGACCATTTAGTGATAATCACTTTTTACATTGCTTATAGCAAAATTATTTATACTGGTTCGGTAAAATTCGTTGAGATCACTTTACAAAAACCTTATTCATCCAAGTTTGATCATGGATGAAAAAAGAATATAGAAAATTTCCTAAAacgttgtaaaatattttaagtatGTATTAAGTCATCTGCGTCGTTTTTTATAGGGTTTAGAAGCTAGTCGGTACAAGAATACACTAGACTGTGTTATGAAAACATGGAAGGAGGAAGGTGCACGAGCGTAAGTAATAAATTGCTTATTCAAAAGGCTCATCTCCACAAAGCGGGGTATTTTGTGCGAAGCGAAATACTCGTACCTTCTATATAACGGACACTATGAAAAGCGGACACCTGTAATTAATGGACACAAAATTGATTGCACCCACAAAACCGGCAGTCAATTAAAATTCTCAAGATTAATCCTGTCAGAATATTCTGCCTAAAGGAGAGGAGCCTTAACCAAAGTAAAATGCCATGATGAGGTTGAATTTCGCGAATGGATCTTTCGCTAAGACAAATTTCCGCTAATTAGTACTACGTGAATTTTTCGCGAATCATGGgcaataaaaattttcattaaaaagaaaagaattgtCTATATAAGACCTGATGAATAATATGTGGTCAATTGTGCTTTTATTTACGAATTTCGCGAATGTAATATTTTCGCGAAATCCGCGAAAATTATTCTCGAAATAATTAATCCCTAAGAAGAGACTGAAAcagcttttgatttttttagcgTCTGTATTTTAAAACCTGTATTCTTAACACCTgtatttttagattttacaaAGGAACAGTGCCGAGGCTTGGCCGCGTTTGTTTTGATGTTGCCTTTGTCTTTACCATTTACGAACAAGTTATGAAACTATTAGATAAAGTCTGGATAACAGAGTAAAATGGATTTGCAAATGTTGTGGAAAATTGGTtagaatcaaatttttttaggaaaaacaaATTTCATGTATATAATGGTGTTGGTACCAATAATTAGTCATTTTTGGACAATAAGTTTATTTTAGAAAGCAGTGCGAGATACCAAGTTCTAGTTAGCTGATTTATAAATGTTTGTATTGATAGTATCGAGGAGTACTGGAAAATAATGTTAAACTGTGTACATTAAAGTGACAGAAAATTTTATCTGTCGAAATGTTAAAACTATCGAAATTTTTCGTTCATTTAAAATAATGGTTAAACTTTTAAATCAAAAGCTACAACCCTGTAAACAATAT from Hydractinia symbiolongicarpus strain clone_291-10 chromosome 12, HSymV2.1, whole genome shotgun sequence encodes the following:
- the LOC130621752 gene encoding tricarboxylate transport protein, mitochondrial-like; the protein is MDENTTKSNLKQSTLVKRPALMSAPTGAARKKHPIKAILAGGIAGGLEICCTFPTEYVKTQLQLDSRAEVPKYKGPLHCATVTVKEHGFLGLYRGLSSLLYGSIPKASIRFSVYEFLRNNMADSRGRLSQVGNLTCGLGAGVAEAVLIVCPMETVKVKFIHDQTQPNPKYRGFFSGVWTIIKTEGIRGTYQGLTATIIKQGSNQAIRFFVYNNLKSYLQGSDNTKEIGAIKTFGIGGIAGAASVFGNTPVDVVKTRMQGLEASRYKNTLDCVMKTWKEEGARAFYKGTVPRLGRVCFDVAFVFTIYEQVMKLLDKVWITE